The Lycium barbarum isolate Lr01 chromosome 11, ASM1917538v2, whole genome shotgun sequence genome contains the following window.
GTGTCTGATCGGGTGGGCAAAAAGTAGTTGTTTGCTCCCTAGTTACTGGACCTAATTTGAATACATGTAAGCTATTGTTTGCTCTGATATAAAAAGCTGAATACATGTAAAATATTCGGTTTCCGGAACAATTTCTTTTCTCATGGGGATACCGCTCATTCTTCTTGTGGTGGGGAGGTAGGGCGGGATTATAGATGGTAAAGTAGTCACTTTGCTTCTGTAATTTTTCGTATTGaatttgatatatttttatatttttgagaTTTGAACACATCTCTGTTTGATAGGGTATTAAAACAAAGGTAGAGGTCTAGCTTAACAGATAATGTTAGGATCATGACACTTTGATGTCTTCGTCATCAGTGGTAGGCTTTGCTGCTGCTTGTGTAAATTGCCTGTCAAGTAATGGTAGGCTTTGCTGCTGCTTGTGCAAATTGCGTGTCAAGTAGTGGTAGATATCTTTCCTTAGTCGTATCTATGTTGTTACCATATTAAAATTCTGTGTGATGGCTTTGCTGGTAAGGACATCCGGAACGGGAAGTGATCTTTTGTGTTGTATACTTTATCTGCTAGCTGTCCTCCGTGTTATGATCTTCAAATGGAAACCTACTTACCCTCTGCCTTCATATTTCTCTTTGTTTGCTGCTGATACAATTTGATCGAGAAATCTGGTGTCTTTGATGATTGATTCCGTCTTCCCTTGTCATCATTACGGTGATGGGCTGCCTGTCAATGATAAGTACCCTCTTGCCTGCTACAATGAATAGGACAATGGTGAGAGTATTACTGATTTAGTTTTCTATTTGTTGCAGGATGGTAATGAAGTCTTCTTTAGGATTAAAAGAAGCACCCAGCTTAAGAAACTCATGAATGCATATTGTGACCGGCAGTCGGTGGACTTCAATTCAATTGCATTCTTGTTTGATGGTCGCCGTCTTCGTGGAGAGCAGACTCCAGATGAGGTATCTGTCTCCCTCTCACGCACTGTCAGACCATATGTGCAGACACAAATTAGACAATAGGACATGAAAAATCTTATGTTCGTTTACCCTTGTGCTTTAGCAAAACTCTTGTGATTAATATTCTTGTTTCCTAACATATTTTCTTCCTTGCTTTAGCTGGAGATGGAGGACGGTGATGAAATTGATGCAATGCTGCATCAAACTGGAGGCTCAACTGTTTGAGGAGTCTCTTTTGTTTATGGACATAGTTTGTGCTTCTaggtagtatgactttaatgaatgtAGCTTTTGCTACTTTAGGACATGTAAGCATATATGAGTATGTGGTTTTTGCTTACGGACCAGCTTGTATGAACTTAACTACTACTATTACTTACTGTTGTAAGAAGATAACCTCGCTGTGAAATTAAAGTGTTGCTTGTTCTATCTATAAGCCATCTCATCAATAACCTTGTTTCCAGGAAGCATATCCAGATGAGATTGCGTGCAAGATCATCTCATGCTTTGATTAAAGCATGAATTTCCATCACTGATATCAGTTAGGCACAGCAGCAGCCTTGCTCTCAGTGGATGACTCCACGAGAAACAAGATGCTCTGGCCTTATAAAATCGTCTTCTAAAGTTATTTGTTTTTATTTGGGGTGCTTGAAGGGCTATGCTTAAATACGGATAATTAGCTAATTCTATATCACCTGCTGTATTTGCTTCAATTACACATGCGAATATAGTGAACTGATCATGGCTTATGTTTAACGTTCTTGAATACACATTGCATCATGCACTTTCAAGGTCTATTGATGCGTGGGTGCGCTCCCAACGTATAAGAGAAAGGGCAGGGAAAAGGGTGTATGGAGCTTTAATTCTGCACTGTCTGGAAAGAGGAAAGGAACAACCCATATTTAGCACCAAGTGAGCTTAATATTCAAGTTGTCTGTTACTTATAAACCCATTTTACAACGAAATGTAATGATCTCGACTTTCTACTTGTAATGATCTCTCCTTTCAGAATTTATCGCATCTCCTGCCTATCCAAAATAAGGTTCTCCATTAACCTGCAAATCACATAATTCAGAGCTTAACCTCGGTTATGAGACTGATAATACTTCTTCTGGTTAGAGGAATGCTAATTGTTTGATTAAGCTCTGGATTTTGGGCCCTCTCCTGGTCTTCCGTCTTTCATCATTTCTTTCACTTCTAAATCTCTTTGTTGTGTTACACCTTCCTTTTTAGGTCGCTAATTGGTCAGTGATACAATGAGTTTGAGATCTTGAATATATAAAAACTACATTGAGATAAGGATATTCAACAATAAACTTCTTTCAGAAGAACATCCTAAACTTTTTTATTTCCTTCCAAGTACCTTCAGTAGTTTGTTACAGTCTTAATTCAGTTTGAGTATCTATGCTTTAAAATCCATGGAGTATCCCTTTTTAAATCATTAGACCGTCTAATGTGCCGCAAACTACTAAAACTACATTTTTTTAAGGTTCATTTTTTCTTTTCGAAAAGTGAGATTTACTCATTGACGTATAAAATTTGTAGCCTCACCATTAGAGAGGATCCAATTTGACAATTATTTTCTCACTATCACGTCCCGCTTTAAGTATAATTTTATTTTGTGCTTTACACAACTGATACTAATTGATCGAGACTTTTTCTTTTGTCGCACAAGTTAATGTACTCAAAAATGTAAGGTTTGGGTCCACCATTTTATTTGACAAAAAGAAACTTCATAGGAGCATAATTAATATCAATTGTTATACAAAACAAAATGGAAGAAGTAACCGTCAGAAACATAGAAAAGTGAAATGCTAGGAAGCAGTCAATTGAATGCTTCTAACATCTGTACTTTGTATTTCAAAAAGCATCCTCATATACATTATCTACAAGAGATTTTCTGGTATGCTACAATCTCTGGATGGCAGCGGGGGACTAAAACGTTCAGGGGACGATCAAAAAGTAGATTGCTACAAAAACATCAGGGGCAACAGCCAAATAACCGAGCAATTTGATTTCCTATATGATGCTATTTTCCCTCGAAGAACTAGAGCATATCCTACATGCCGCCCATGGAAACTTCCTGGTCAGTGACGCAGTTAACTTTTGCTGTACATGTTAGAGGCACAGAGGTGTCTTTTTCATCAATCGATCTTTCTGAGTTTTCGCTGATGGTGCGCTTCTTCTGTATCCACCCACTGCACAAGTTCATAATCATTTGGCATGAAAATGGTGTTCAACACGATATTAAAGTTAATATATTTATGGCGGAAAAGTTCAGAAACTTAATCTAAAGCACAAATACTGGGCCAAGAATGTTCTGCAgcaaccacaacaacaaccctTCCTAAAAGATAACAGAGATTTTATACCATTTGATAAATGGACTAGCAAATATGATCAACAAGACTCATAAGTCGATCTAAACTTACTGTGATTTGTGTTCCAGACGTTTGTGGACTGCGGCCACGTTCTGCAGGCCGTGACCTTTTCGCAGGGTGAGATAATATTTGTAAAAAATCACTCATATGATTATAGATACTGCAAATGTAATGTTTCAGCTTCAATCAGCCAATCCAAAATAAGAAGGTGCATCTCAGGAAAAATTTAACATAAACAGTTGGAAAATTATTAGTATTTCAGAGTTGCAATAGTTCAAAAAGTATCTAATTTGAAAGTACCCATAGCAGTTGACATTGTCTCAGAGAGACAAGTAAAATAGACATCCATACCTTAGCCGGTGTCTGTTGCAGGCTGTGAAGAAGGCAACAAAACCATAGAGAATACTTCGAAGAGCTTTGAAAATCTGTAAAAGTCAAAACTCAGAGAAACCTATGAGCACGAGAACTCTTAATAATTCTCATACTAAGCATAAAATGGCCACAAGTGAGCTACCTGAGAGAAAAGGTCATTCCAAAGAGTACGCCATATGGATACCCCACTGGCGCTGGATGACACTGTGGCCTCCACCTGAGAAGTGACTCGAACTATGCTACTCACGAACAGCCATGAATCCATAATGACTTCATAAATAGAAGCACATAAAAAGCCCAGTAGGCTAGACAAACCAAAGACCAGACGGATTGGAGCATACATTGTTTCCCACAGAATCCAGAAGATAGGGTAAAATAAATAAGTCACTGCAATTGAGAAAAAATCTGatgaggagaaaaaaaaaacactcacaCAGAGAGTAACAGAATCGGGATCATATTCAGCGGTTGCTCATATACTTACCGAGATTCC
Protein-coding sequences here:
- the LOC132616634 gene encoding small ubiquitin-related modifier 1 gives rise to the protein MSQAAEEDKKPAGGDQVHINLKVKGQDGNEVFFRIKRSTQLKKLMNAYCDRQSVDFNSIAFLFDGRRLRGEQTPDELEMEDGDEIDAMLHQTGGSTV